In Plasmodium chabaudi chabaudi strain AS genome assembly, chromosome: 10, a single genomic region encodes these proteins:
- a CDS encoding MORN repeat protein, putative, whose amino-acid sequence MSNIIYLNEEKTEGRYVYPNGNIYVGEFKNNKFHGHGTLIFKGKGEYKGTWANGKSIDGNYYFNDGLKYENTWDYLTDFPYFYNEEINKNEIIYQKEKRNEYLDNIYDIGDGYYKIDENCVYTFEDNKEKRKVNTREKNWIKDHCAKY is encoded by the exons ATGtcgaatataatttatttgaatgaagaaaaaacagAGGGAAGGTATGTCTACCCAAATGGAAACATATATGTAGGAgagtttaaaaataataaatttcatGGACATG GAACACTAATTTTTAAGGGGAAAGGAGAATATAAAGGGACATGGGCAAATGGGAAAAGTATTGATGGGAATTACTATTTTAATGATggtttaaaatatgaaaatacatGGGATTATTTAACAgattttccatatttttataatgaagaaataaataaaaatgaaattatttatcaaaaagaaaaaagaaatgaatatttagacaatatttatgatatag GTGATGGGTACTACAAAATCGATGAAAATTGTGTGTACACCTTTGAAGAtaacaaagaaaaaaggaaaGTAAATACGCGTGAAAAAAACTGGATAAAGGATCATTGTGCtaaatattga
- a CDS encoding lipase, putative, producing the protein MKLSLNLYYCFHYFALMHVFSNSFLTYNSFININFFLFDTNLKYINIIKTGIPVFVKQDLLLNRQLFSNYDNGHINDNTDNSPKEIQTYRINTQEETENYNLNCKNLNDEKCAIHTNETQCIKKNNNCITALNKLKNDENGETQSEQTKISDEKIVDNTQVKECTESDKNIIKEKDEGKIMKKNDENVEMCKINMNENSGLEQDMSKNIFDVGLNENVSIEKYTQIDNEILKGMDKKSILVIINEEDENKSFYDEEGDEEDTDELINKHLNEIEKMICDVSSRNNEQNKSINNSESDIADNISNNLDDVNEDEYEFVEGVCELDNINNMYARYKTDLENYRSKLKENKLDEYYNDIIKSRNLININYENEYMLKMKYHKDYNFPLHNLHIVNENYIKNQLYDNIVLLNGENDNINFHEINYYADLSKIDIRPTMFKEFYLKFSLCNGKYLPLGSSFVERVCFLSYHLKKNPHLNKIRITKNKFILYHLFLNVIKAFKLLSINKCVKHIKESNLLYIIFILNEEIIKESENEVNIGKCLNNIIQRNKEWYEILNFIFTIMFGCSSYLKEHYSLTEEEKNNIFFKDNILDLPIFEYFNKNIIDIFVPRNIDPKINIDLFKDVSNSSDKNLKLYQTWYFCYLFIHKVYLLNKMWNIIKKWEASNFVPNPWYIDHIGSVLVPHIISLRHIQQNDQIFFRYIDELQMFVSFKRSKKYSIPNYDKNEFHLVEHVVAFQGTSSPFIWLFNLIYELTPYPFLTKGKVHKAYLYIFKKAVKPYLHILKNKILNEIKNTKSKYSKENPYVIIFTGHSFGAAMANMSSLYLENILRDQGVKTKGNNDNDHSAYIKIYSITFGMPIFYDDKYFEDFEKSAVISNNINVNYDPIPVTMAIPSLNGFRDPEENKKFNIIFKVEDLKNLNYDFGNIIFDGDELFNNEKNKPRSITFLFMKYFFKDNIFFELCEQHIYQTHYFFYFVFLTLLSRWANEAKWGTYFLIPFFIFDILSLSHKNVMFMLKENYKKYKKLVLKKAQANEKQEKKQVAN; encoded by the coding sequence atgaaactaTCTTTAAACTTATATTATTGCTTCCATTATTTTGCGTTAATGCATGTATTTAGCAATAGCTTTTTGAcatataattcatttattaatataaatttttttttatttgatacaaatttaaaatacataaacaTTATAAAGACTGGCATCCCAGTTTTTGTAAAACAGGACCTGTTATTAAATAGgcaattattttcaaattatgACAATGGGCATATTAATGACAATACTGATAATTCACCAAAAGAAATACAAACATATCGTATAAATACTCAAGAAGAAacagaaaattataatcttaattgtaaaaatcTAAATGACGAAAAGTGTGCAATACACACAAATGAAACCcaatgtataaaaaaaaataataattgtattACCGCattgaataaattaaaaaatgatgaaaatggtGAAACTCAGAGTGaacaaacaaaaatatcaGATGAGAAAATCGTTGATAATACACAGGTCAAAGAATGCACCGAGTCAGACaaaaatatcataaaagaaaaagatgaagggaaaattatgaaaaaaaacgacGAAAATGTAGAAATgtgcaaaataaatatgaatgaaAATTCAGGACTAGAACAAGATATGAGTAAGAACATATTTGATGTAggattaaatgaaaatgtgtCGATTGAGAAATACACACAAAttgataatgaaatattaaaagggATGGATAAAAAGAGCATTTTAGTCATAATAAACGAagaagatgaaaataaaagctTTTATGATGAGGAAGGGGATGAAGAAGATACTgatgaattaataaataaacatttaaatgaaatagaaaaaatgatatgtGATGTAAGTTCCAGAAACAATGAACAGAATAAatctataaataatagtgaATCTGATATAGCAGATAATATATCTAATAATTTGGATGACGTGAATGAAGATGAATATGAATTTGTAGAAGGTGTATGCGAACTAGACAATATAAACAACATGTATGCAAGATATAAAACTGATTTAGAAAATTATCGTagtaaattaaaagaaaacaaattagatgaatattataatgatataattaaaagccgtaatttaataaatataaattatgaaaatgaatatatgttaaaaatgaaatatcataaggattataattttcccttacataatttacatataGTAAATGAGaactatataaaaaatcaattatacgataatattgttttacTTAATGgtgaaaatgataacataaattttcacgaaataaattattatgcaGACTTAAGTAAAATAGACATCCGTCCAACCATGTTTAaagaattttatttaaagttTAGTTTATGTAATGGTAAATATTTACCATTGGGTAGTAGTTTTGTTGAAAGAGtatgttttttatcataccatttaaaaaaaaatccacATTTGAATAAGATAAggattacaaaaaataaatttattttatatcatttatttttaaatgtaataaaagcctttaaattattatcaataaACAAATGTGTTAAACACATAAAGGAATCCaacttattatatattatatttattttaaatgaagaaataataaaagaatctGAAAACGAAGTTAATATAGGCAAGTGcctaaataatataatacaaagaaataaagagtggtatgaaatattaaattttatatttacgaTTATGTTTGGATGCTCTAGTTATTTAAAAGAGCATTATTCTTTAAcggaagaagaaaaaaataatatattttttaaagacaATATATTAGATTTACCAATATTCGAAtactttaataaaaatataatagataTATTTGTTCCTCGAAATATAGACCCGAAAATAAACATTGACTTATTTAAAGATGTTTCAAATTCTtctgataaaaatttaaaattatatcaaacatggtatttttgttatctatttatacataaagtatatttattaaataaaatgtggaatataataaaaaaatgggaaGCTTCCAATTTTGTACCCAATCCTTGGTATATAGATCATATAGGAAGTGTGTTAGTTCCACATATAATTAGTTTACGTCATATTCAACAAAAtgatcaaattttttttagatatATTGATGAATTACAAATGTTTGTGTCTTTTAAAagaagtaaaaaatattctattcctaattatgataaaaatgaatttcaTTTAGTAGAACATGTAGTTGCTTTTCAAGGGACATCAAGCCCATTTATTTggttatttaatttaatatatgaattaacTCCTTACCCGTTTTTAACTAAAGGGAAAGTACATAAAGCTTacttatacatttttaaaaaagctGTTAAAccatatttacatattttaaaaaataaaattttaaatgaaataaaaaatacaaaatcaaaatattcaaagGAAAACCcttatgttattatttttactggCCATTCTTTTGGTGCCGCAATGGCTAATATGAGTTCTCTTTatttggaaaatatattgcgCGACCAAGGTGTAAAGACAAAAGGgaataatgataatgaccatagtgcatatataaaaatatattctataACTTTTGGGATgccaatattttatgatgataaatattttgaagaCTTTGAAAAAAGTGCAGTTATAAGTAATAACataaatgtaaattatGATCCGATACCTGTAACTATGGCCATTCCATCATTAAATGGTTTCCGTGACcctgaagaaaataaaaaattcaatataattttcaaggtagaagatttaaaaaatttaaattatgattttggtaacattatttttgatgGTGATgaactttttaataatgaaaaaaataaacccCGTtctattacatttttatttatgaaatattttttcaaagacaatatatttttcgaaTTATGTGAACAACATATATACCAAacacattattttttttattttgtatttttaactCTCTTATCGAGATGGGCAAATGAAGCTAAATGGGGAacctattttttaataccgTTTTTCATATTTGACATTTTAAGTCTTTCTCACAAAAATGTCATGTTTATGTTAAAAgagaattataaaaaatataagaagttggtattaaaaaaagcgCAAGCTAATGAAAAACAAGAAAAAAAGCAAGTCGCTaattaa
- a CDS encoding phosphoenolpyruvate carboxylase, putative: MENNPNVSEVSGEDDGKLRFLIEGKIMETQYPVDFIKPLKGDIKALDFLLFDMLKNNLPPNLYEILCTIHDLSEKYSENPTDENFELLKNCVYNLKDEYLGTIVNAFGHMCVLSNFAEWAHRGRRRKAFEKAFIPNDKIYGAVYETLRGTLNILINNGININDIYEELCNQTIEFVLTTHPTQAIRTSLLKNYIQLGELLLKLDNTNKELYKKKLLCNNLKAYLLSSWKTDVIRRIKPTPIDEAIALLDIVENCIFYRIPNIIRYIDNVLLEYNMPPVKLKSKICLFSSWAGGDRDGNPFVLPETTQYVCYMNKIRGCELFIPMIEKLIRNLTIHQCTVHFKNYVKNLEHNISDIIFDKDQYCLGKKFQWFSPFSKYNKKEIYRRVLLIVLTKLKSVVYVYKALISGEPVDPDFENLMFKSTEEFEEILLECYKSLIESGNALIAEGYLKDVIRNVNIFGLHLMKLDIRQESEKHTQAMNYICQKLNIKKYELLNEEERIAFLTDILESNRPIIPNNIEQEPDVPSDFLNIINTFDMCSRLEESALGAYVISMCQNASDILLVEVFQESFKKSLHRKTQRVVPLLETIQSLQMSSTILENLIKNPWYKNHLKNNFDNIQEIMIGYSDSGKDGGRLTSAWELFKAQEKLVQVGAKYSVDVRFFHGRGGSVSRGGGPQHLAILSQPINTIKNYIRVTIQGEVITQDFGLKGMALRSIETYISALLKCSLLKNRVSIKKEWRDLMDDISELTTKEYRKIVYENPDFVKYFRYATPEIEIGKLNLGSRPSKRKKGNVESLRAIPWVFSWTQNRMHLSVWLGIEEVYEYIMNNNKLEILQDMYKNWPFCTSFFNLISMVMAKASIQIAEEYDILVPNNLKYIGVELREKLKKSMKLTLLVTNEHNFCDNDQITKRSIEARTKWVTVCNLIQIQALKRLRNKETNTHLDPKNVNFSQDDNNMTLKVSKEKSFLNNTSINDEEINKENTITNSDTKKYDTEYIFLTKSASYDKNEHEHSKNNSYTSSILIDSHLSRKKNKLIKNPKFEPLLNYSPSPYLYSDFENYGLSDDYMGLEFRYDKRISKNDYSTYDEMSKTYIDYISINDALIVSIKAIAAGMQNTG; the protein is encoded by the coding sequence atggaaaataatcCGAATGTTTCAGAAGTTAGTGGGGAAGATGACGGAAAGCTGAGGTTTTTGATAGAAGGGAAAATTATGGAAACACAATATCCAGttgattttattaaacCTCTAAAAGGTGATATAAAAGCATtagattttttattatttgatatgttaaaaaataatttacctCCAAATTtgtatgaaatattatgtaCAATTCATGATTTATCCGAAAAATATAGTGAAAATCCAACGgatgaaaattttgaattattaaaaaattgtgtatataatttaaaagatgAATACCTAGGAACAATTGTTAATGCCTTTGGTCATATGTGTGTATTATCCAATTTTGCTGAATGGGCTCATAGaggaagaagaagaaaagcATTTGAAAAAGCTTTTATTCcgaatgataaaatatatggtgCTGTTTATGAAACATTAAGAGGaacattaaatatattaataaacaatggaataaatataaatgatatatatgaagAATTATGCAACCAAACAATCGAGTTTGTTTTAACTACACATCCAACACAAGCAATCAGAACATCActcttaaaaaattatatacaattaggggaattattattaaaacttgataatacaaataaagaattatataaaaaaaaattattatgtaataatttaaaagcttatttattatcttcATGGAAAACAGATGTAATAAGAAGAATAAAACCAACACCTATCGATGAAGCAATAGCTTTACTCGACATTGTtgaaaattgtattttttacagAATTCCTAATATTATTAGATATATAgataatgttttattagaatataatatgccacctgttaaattaaaatcaaaaatatgtttattttcatcatggGCAGGTGGTGATAGAGATGGTAATCCATTTGTTCTACCAGAAACAACACAATATGTTTGCTACATGAATAAGATAAGAGGGTgtgaattatttattcctATGATTGAAAAGCTAATCAGAAATTTAACAATACATCAATGTACTGtccattttaaaaattatgttaaaaatctagaacataatatatctgatattatatttgataaaGATCAATATTGCTTAGGAAAAAAATTCCAATGGTTTTCTCCCTTTTCAAAgtataacaaaaaagaaatatatcgAAGGGTACTTCTAATTGTCTTaactaaattaaaaagtgtcgtatatgtatataaagcATTAATATCTGGAGAACCAGTAGATCCTGATTTTGAAAATCTAATGTTTAAAAGTACAGAAGAATTTGAAGAAATCTTATTGGAATGTTATAAAAGTCTTATCGAATCTGGAAATGCATTAATTGCAGAAGGCTATTTAAAAGATGTTATAAGAAATGTCAATATATTTGGATTACATCTTATGAAACTAGATATTAGACAAGAATCAGAAAAACATACACAAGcaatgaattatatatgtcaaaaattaaatataaaaaaatatgaattattaaatgaagaagaaaGAATAGCATTCTTAACAGATATACTTGAATCAAATAGACCTATAATaccaaataatatagaacAAGAACCAGATGTACCAtctgattttttaaatattattaatacttTTGATATGTGCTCAAGATTAGAAGAAAGTGCATTAGGAGCATATGTCATTTCAATGTGCCAAAATGCATctgatattttattagtCGAAGTATTTCAAgaaagttttaaaaaaagccTACATAGAAAAACACAACGAGTTGTACCATTACTAGAAACTATACAATCATTACAAATGTCATCTACTATTTTAGAAaacttaataaaaaatccatggtataaaaatcatttaaaaaataattttgataatatccAAGAAATAATGATTGGATATTCGGATTCAGGAAAAGATGGTGGAAGATTAACATCTGCATGGGAATTATTTAAAGCACAGGAAAAGCTAGTACAAGTCGGAGCAAAATATTCAGTAGATGTTCGCTTTTTTCATGGACGTGGTGGTAGTGTTAGTAGAGGTGGTGGACCCCAACATTTAGCTATCTTATCTCAACCAATTaatacaattaaaaattatataagaGTAACTATACAAGGAGAAGTTATCACACAAGATTTTGGTTTGAAAGGTATGGCATTAAGATCTATTGAAACTTATATCAGTGCACTTTTAAAATGttctttattaaaaaatagagtttcaataaaaaaagaatggaGAGATCTTATGGATGATATTAGTGAACTAACTACTAAAGAGTATagaaaaattgtttatgaaaatcctgattttgttaaatattttcgATATGCAACTCCTGAAATAGAAATCGGAAAATTAAATCTAGGATCAAGACCatcaaaaagaaaaaaaggaaatgtAGAATCATTAAGAGCTATTCCTTGGGTTTTCTCATGGACTCAAAATAGAATGCATCTATCTGTTTGGTTAGGAATTGAAGAAGTATATGAATAcattatgaataataataaattagaaATTTTACAagatatgtataaaaattggCCGTTTTGTACAAGCTTTTTTAATCTAATCAGTATGGTTATGGCTAAAGCTAGTATACAAATAGCAGAagaatatgatatattagttccaaataatttaaaatatataggaGTAGAATTAcgtgaaaaattaaaaaaatcaatgAAATTAACTTTACTAGTCACAAATGAACATAACTTTTGTGATAATGATCAGATAACAAAAAGATCAATTGAAGCTCGAACTAAATGGGTTACTGTTTGTAATCTAATTCAGATCCAAGCTCTTAAACGGTTAAGAAATAAAGAGACTAACACACATCTTGATCCGAAAAACGTTAATTTCTCTCaagatgataataatatgacaTTAAAAGTATCTAAAgaaaaatcatttttaaataatacctcgataaatgatgaagaaataaataaagagaaTACTATCACAAATAGtgacacaaaaaaatatgatactgaatatatttttttaacaaaatcAGCTTCATATGATAAGAATGAACATGAacattcaaaaaataattcttaTACAAGTAGTATCCTTATTGATTCCCATTTaagtagaaaaaaaaataaattaataaaaaatccaAAATTCGAACctcttttaaattattctcCATctccatatttatatagtgattttgaaaattatggACTTTCTGATGATTATATGGGATTAGAATTTAGATATGATAAAcgaatatcaaaaaatgattattcTACTTATGATGAAATGTCAAAAACTTACATAGattatatttctattaATGATGCTTTGATTGTATCTATAAAGGCAATTGCAGCTGGTATGCAAAATACCGGATAa
- a CDS encoding cytochrome b-c1 complex subunit 6, putative, with the protein MSYPYNTEFFVRYPKFKERDEKDRTTDPRIELEKKCEVKCVRPVNEYKNCVTRVKARTDNKGNCLGQYEELYICIDHCVAKDLFNYLA; encoded by the coding sequence ATGTCGTATCCATATAATACAGAATTTTTTGTTCGTTACCCAAAATTTAAAGAGAGAGATGAAAAAGATAGAACTACCGACCCTAGAATAGagttagaaaaaaaatgtgaagTAAAATGTGTACGCCCAGtgaatgaatataaaaattgcgTAACCAGAGTGAAGGCTAGAACTGACAATAAAGGAAATTGCCTAGGCCAGTATgaagaattatatatttgtattgaCCATTGCGTGGCGAAGGACTTGTTTAATTACCTAGCATAG
- a CDS encoding ABC transporter G family member 2, putative, with the protein MSMKEENKKELASCYKQIAYKFSNVKYSVDNGNLEILHGINGMILPQKITIVMGPSGSGKTTLLNILSMQVTDGVEGEFLINGQPRKKSLKHHLGYVLQDDYFFANLTVYQTLEFAARIKLDIKDKKQLNELVNSVLNIMDLSHVKDTVVGNAFIRGISGGQRKRLSIATELISNPPLLLMDEPTSGLDSAAALSLVECMQKMSRFSNTTILSSLHQPSSQIFEKFDKLIAINGGYIIYQGKPTDLNTYLKKIGFICPYGWNVADYLMEILSVKKYESILLENYNKYILFDEKEGHYMDLDSIDNTLIHDDRDNEERQKEKSENNSNMNNQALLPNNISQQNLDYEMKIRDKDSNKIKSIELFISFDMKKASYFIQYRHLLIRGLKKFAVDELSIVKIIDFSITLTVFGFLWTKAFSDPYRVLDSMGAIFFMISYWTYYSAYLTLYSFPSERVIIAKERNVKTYQVSSYFLSYSLAEFIFFFGLIAVWSLFSHIALHGSFKFGVYIGFVFVITLNSIISSSLGYFISTLFNNLSRAVSLVSVSLLTMTLTNGFYVEISKLDHPVKYLQWFSFQTYTASALAHIKFSDLFIECLPNDMSIECQNINKIPENMIIKQRFADLHIFISILALLAFYFTIKTMTYISLRWSNALKMK; encoded by the coding sequence ATGAGTATGAAggaggaaaataaaaaagaattggCATCATGCTATAAACAAATTgcttataaattttcaaatgtaaaatattcagTTGATAATGGGAACTTAGAAATATTACATGGAATTAATGGAATGATCCTCCcacaaaaaattacaattgTAATGGGACCAAGTGGAAGTGGAAAAACAACAttgttaaatattttatcaatgCAAGTAACAGATGGGGTTGAAGGggaatttttaataaatggtCAGCctcgaaaaaaaagtttaaaaCATCATTTGGGATATGTATTACAagatgattatttttttgcaaattTAACAGTATATCAAACTTTAGAATTTGCAGCTAGAATAAAATTAgatataaaagataaaaaacaattaaatgaattagTTAATtctgttttaaatattatggaTTTATCACATGTTAAGGATACAGTAGTTGGAAATGCATTTATAAGAGGTATAAGTGGTGGACAAAGGAAAAGGCTATCTATAGCCACTGAATTAATATCTAACCCACCTTTATTATTGATGGATGAACCAACTAGCGGTTTAGATTCTGCAGCAGCTTTATCGCTAGTTGAGTGCATGCAAAAAATGTCCAGATTCTCAAATACCACtattttatcatctttACATCAACCTAGTAGTCAAATCtttgaaaaatttgataaattaattgCTATTAATGGTggttatataatataccaAGGTAAACCTACTGATCTAAAcacttatttaaaaaaaattggctTTATATGCCCATATGGTTGGAATGTAGCGGACTATTTAATGGAAATATTATCtgtcaaaaaatatgaatctATACTTTTAGAGAActataataaatacatattatttgatgaaaaagaaGGACATTACATGGATTTAGATTCGATTGATAATACATTGATTCATGATGATCGTGACAATGAAGAAagacaaaaagaaaaatccgaaaataattctaatatgaataatcaAGCTTTGTTgccaaataatatttcccAACAAAATTTAGATTATGAAATGAAAATCCGAGATAAAGAttcaaacaaaataaagtcTATTGAATTATTCATTTCGTTTGATATGAAAAAAGCTTCATACTTTATACAATATCgacatttattaattagaggattaaaaaaatttgcaGTAGATGAATTAagtattgtaaaaataatagactTCTCTATCACACTAACAGTATTTGGATTTCTATGGACAAAAGCCTTTTCAGATCCTTATCGAGTTTTAGATTCAATGGgtgcaattttttttatgatatcTTATTGGACATATTATTCAGCATATTTAACTTTATATTCATTCCCTTCCGAAAGAGTTATAATTGCAAAAGAAAGAAATGTCAAAACTTATCAAGTTAGTAGCTATTTTTTGTCATACTCATTAGCTgaatttatctttttttttggtttaATCGCTGTATGGAGTTTGTTTTCACATATAGCATTACATGGCTCATTCAAATTTGGTGTATATATTGGCTTCGTATTTGTCATCACATTAAATTCCATAATAAGCAGTTCGTTGGGATATTTTATATCgacattatttaataatttaagtaGAGCTGTTAGTTTAGTATCTGTTTCACTTTTAACGATGACTTTGACAAATGGCTTTTATGTTGAAATTTCAAAATTAGATCATCCTgtgaaatatttacaatGGTTTTCTTTTCAAACATATACAGCTTCAGCTTTAGCTCACATCAAATTTAGCgatttatttatagaatGCCTACCTAATGACATGTCAATTGAATgccaaaatataaataaaattccagaaaatatgattatCAAACAAAGATTTGCagatttacatatttttatatccatATTGGCTTTACTcgctttttattttactatcAAGACAATGACATACATCTCTCTTAGATGGTCCAACGCgttgaaaatgaaataa
- a CDS encoding dynein intermediate chain, putative: protein MIDYYYCYTNNKSEIGKECKFIKSKSQIVGRIEPNDQLKKKYMYKENINYNGENIKKYSEEYINIESVKLENKFFYHSEGGWTKDVDISEHQNKLKYIKRLDKDINLINSLKYLMNETTKIINKNNCINIYEEYFKDDSKHEEHYKIKSLLVIKDKFRKYNRFVTSIKWANDNTHKIAISYCVNNYQKVLNNTPKNCLLYNLNEINNPYQILYSKSFIKCLKFNHKNSDLLLAGSYDGTINLWDLRKKNNLCESSSINSSHKNTVNDVTWLQTKTNNQCLSTSSDGLCLIWDIRNLSNPIESFYLNKDPADVSDLFEKSNIISNNLGGTPSADDPTTSKLDTSDDNYYSANYIEWCLEAGPSKILVGTDEGYILSLSKRQSKNLELLQKYGIPNEKHLSAITSIKRVSINLKYFLSTDKWGFNIWSEDIKFPIISNYYNESIINKGHWIHDSPFFILTRKDGYLDFWNILSNFNEPIIKHKICNSSITEIDAHTNNKYLSIGNEEGDIHILKLGKSFCTNSSENKNALDELLERESKREKNLEYIRKQLNCIKKKKEYLSFSDIQIQDQQVEETERIYDSVRQQ from the coding sequence atgatcgattactattattgctatacaaataataaaagcgAAATTGGGAAAGaatgtaaatttattaaatcgAAGAGTCAAATTGTTGGAAGAATAGAACCAAATGAtcaactaaaaaaaaaatacatgtataaagaaaatataaattataatggtgaaaatattaaaaaatatagcgaagaatatattaatattgaaagtgtaaaattagaaaataaatttttttatcatagtGAAGGAGGATGGACAAAAGATGTTGATATTAGTGAacatcaaaataaattaaaatatataaaacgattagataaagatataaatttaataaatagttTAAAATATCTTATGAATGaaacaacaaaaataattaataaaaataattgtataaatatatatgaagaaTATTTCAAAGATGATAGTAAACATGAAGAACATTATAAAATCAAATCTTTATTAGTAATTAAAGATAAgtttagaaaatataatagattTGTTACATCTATTAAATGGGCAAATGATAATACACATAAAATAGCTATATCTTATTGTGTAAATAACTATCAAaaagttttaaataatactcCTAAAAACTGTCTATTATATAAtctaaatgaaataaataatccTTATCAAATCTTATATTCTaaatcatttataaaatgtttaaaatttaatcataaaaattcagATCTATTATTAGCAGGTTCATATGATGGGACTATTAATTTATGGGActtacgaaaaaaaaataatttatgtgAATCATCCTCTATAAATTCAAGTCATAAAAATACTGTTAATGATGTTACATGGTTACAAactaaaacaaataatcaATGTCTTTCTACATCTAGTGATGGTTTATGTCTAATTTGGGATATTAGAAATCTTTCAAATCCTATTGaatctttttatttaaataaagatcCAGCGGATGTTTCtgatttatttgaaaaatcgAATATcatttcaaataatttggGTGGAACCCCTTCGGCCGATGATCCCACTACATCTAAATTAGATACCAGTgatgataattattatagtgCAAACTATATTGAATGGTGCTTAGAAGCTGGAccatcaaaaatattagttGGAACGGATGAaggatatattttatctttatcaaaaagacaatcaaaaaatttagaacttcttcaaaaatatggaataCCAAATGAAAAACATTTATCTGCTATTACAAGCATAAAAAGAGtttcaataaatttaaaatatttcttatcCACTGATAAATGGGGTTTTAATATATGGTCTGAAGATATTAAATTTCCAATCATctcaaattattataatgaatctataattaataaaggACATTGGATTCATGATTCCCcattctttattttaacaAGAAAGGATGGATATTTAGATTTTTGGAATATTCTTTCTAATTTTAATGAACCCATtattaaacataaaatatgtaattcTTCTATAACAGAAATAGATGCACACAcaaacaataaatatttatcgaTAGGAAATGAAGAAGGtgatatacatatattaaagcTTGGTAAAAGCTTCTGTACTAATTCaagtgaaaataaaaatgcattaGATGAATTACTTGAAAGGGAATCAAAAAGAGAAAAGAACCTCGAATATATTAGAAAGCAACTTaattgtattaaaaaaaaaaaagaatactTATCCTTTTCAGACATACAAATCCAAGATCAACAAGTCGAAGAAACGGAGCGAATTTACGATTCCGTTCGTCAGCAGTGA